One Streptomyces sp. P9-A2 DNA window includes the following coding sequences:
- a CDS encoding DUF2252 domain-containing protein has product MTENHLSGEETRHLTPQERVARGRAARSDAPRSSHAEFRPSPKRPDPVEIIEKQSAKRVPELVPIRYARMSEAPFRFYRGAAAIMASDLAETPVSGIRVQCCGDAHMLNFRLLASPERRLMFDINDFDETLPGPWEWDVKRLSASLVIAGRANGFSSKERASVVRAAVGSYRERMRNFAKMSNLDVWYTSYDTDELLEQWGPVVGAGQRARWERAAERARAHDTLQVFDKLTHILDGKRLVSPDPPLLVRLHDLLPTAERGTMEKELNRLLERYGQTLQTDRRFLLESYRVADMARKVVGVGSVGTRCWIILLLGKDDEDPLFLQAKEADESVLAPYVGGSTFRTQGERVVAGQRLMQATSDIFLGWERAQGIDGQRRDFYVRQLRDWKGIAVAEDMSPKRMANFGRLCGAALARAHARSGDRIAIAAYLGGSDVFDRALATFAELYADQNERDHQALVDAVRAGRVPAEAA; this is encoded by the coding sequence ATGACCGAGAACCATCTCTCCGGCGAGGAGACACGGCACCTCACCCCGCAGGAGCGGGTCGCTCGCGGCAGGGCCGCCCGCTCGGACGCGCCCCGTTCCAGCCACGCCGAGTTCAGGCCCTCGCCGAAGCGCCCGGACCCGGTGGAGATCATCGAGAAGCAGTCCGCGAAGCGGGTGCCGGAACTGGTACCGATCCGCTACGCCAGGATGAGCGAGGCACCGTTCCGCTTCTACCGCGGGGCCGCCGCCATCATGGCCTCGGATCTCGCGGAGACACCGGTCAGCGGGATCAGGGTGCAGTGCTGCGGCGACGCGCACATGCTGAACTTCCGGCTGCTGGCCTCGCCGGAACGCCGCCTGATGTTCGACATCAACGACTTCGACGAAACACTGCCCGGACCATGGGAATGGGACGTCAAGCGGCTGTCGGCCAGCCTCGTCATCGCGGGCCGGGCGAACGGCTTCAGCTCCAAGGAACGGGCGTCGGTGGTGCGGGCGGCCGTGGGGTCGTACCGCGAGCGCATGCGGAACTTCGCCAAAATGAGCAATCTCGACGTCTGGTACACCAGCTACGACACGGACGAGCTTCTGGAGCAGTGGGGCCCGGTCGTGGGCGCGGGACAGCGTGCTCGCTGGGAACGCGCCGCGGAACGGGCCCGTGCGCATGACACGCTGCAGGTCTTCGACAAGCTCACGCACATCCTCGATGGAAAGCGTCTGGTCTCTCCCGATCCGCCGCTGCTGGTACGGCTCCATGATCTGCTGCCGACCGCTGAACGCGGCACGATGGAGAAAGAGCTCAACCGGCTGCTCGAGCGCTACGGCCAGACCCTGCAGACGGACCGCCGATTCCTGCTGGAGAGCTACCGCGTCGCCGACATGGCCCGCAAGGTCGTCGGTGTGGGAAGTGTGGGAACCCGCTGCTGGATCATCCTGCTGCTCGGCAAGGACGACGAGGATCCCCTGTTCCTCCAGGCCAAGGAGGCCGACGAGTCGGTTCTGGCGCCTTACGTCGGCGGCAGCACCTTCCGCACGCAGGGCGAGCGCGTCGTCGCCGGCCAACGGCTCATGCAGGCCACCAGCGACATCTTCCTGGGATGGGAACGCGCCCAGGGCATCGACGGCCAACGGCGGGACTTCTACGTACGCCAACTGCGGGACTGGAAGGGCATCGCCGTAGCCGAGGACATGTCACCGAAGCGGATGGCCAATTTCGGCCGACTGTGCGGCGCCGCACTGGCCCGCGCCCACGCCAGGTCCGGGGACCGCATCGCCATCGCCGCGTACCTGGGCGGCAGCGACGTCTTCGACCGCGCGCTGGCGACCTTCGCCGAGCTGTACGCGGACCAGAACGAGAGGGACCACCAAGCCCTCGTCGATGCCGTCCGAGCCGGACGGGTCCCTGCCGAAGCGGCCTGA
- a CDS encoding cation:proton antiporter: MSQWGVVVAGGVVVGYGALSRRLSTTVLSGPLVFVVCGLAIGPLGLDLLNADRDPEVIRTLLESALTLVLFTDAAAIRIGDLRREGFLPLRLLVVGLPVTMALGWLVAWPLLPGLGVWELALVGVILAPTDAALGQQAFSNERVPALVRGGLGVESGLNDGLALPFFVLALAAAGEGEGHPGVAVTFLRALLLSGAIGLVAGWAGAGVLRWSAARDWSTPAWRQFLTFAVPVITYGLCAAVEGSGFIGAWVAGLAFGSRLRDASSGRVARAEGPGPTQSAKFSERLGLLLASVSFLVFGAVILGPVLQHLTWRMVVYALISLTAVRMLPVALALAGTGLRAASVAYIGWFGPRGLASLVFGLLAFEERLPGTTLLNGVIAVTVGLSVLLHGATAPFLGNRYGDWFTRTLRTEPGLRENALGADNAPGVRGPHSP; this comes from the coding sequence ATGAGCCAGTGGGGTGTGGTGGTGGCCGGTGGCGTGGTCGTCGGCTACGGGGCCCTCTCGCGGCGGCTGTCGACGACGGTGCTGTCCGGTCCCTTGGTGTTCGTCGTGTGCGGGCTGGCGATCGGGCCTCTGGGCCTGGACCTGCTGAACGCGGACCGGGATCCGGAGGTCATCCGGACGCTGCTGGAGAGCGCGCTCACCCTTGTGCTGTTCACGGACGCGGCGGCGATCAGGATCGGGGACCTGCGCAGGGAGGGGTTCCTGCCGTTGCGGCTGCTCGTGGTCGGGCTGCCCGTCACGATGGCGCTGGGGTGGCTGGTGGCCTGGCCCCTCCTGCCCGGTCTGGGTGTGTGGGAACTGGCGCTGGTCGGCGTCATCCTGGCTCCGACGGATGCCGCGCTCGGGCAGCAGGCTTTCTCCAACGAGCGGGTCCCGGCGTTGGTCCGAGGCGGCCTGGGCGTCGAATCGGGTCTGAACGACGGTCTGGCGCTTCCGTTCTTCGTGCTGGCGCTGGCGGCGGCGGGTGAGGGGGAGGGGCATCCGGGCGTTGCCGTGACGTTCCTGCGTGCGCTGCTGCTGAGCGGTGCGATCGGACTCGTCGCCGGTTGGGCCGGGGCGGGTGTGTTGCGTTGGTCGGCCGCTCGGGACTGGAGCACTCCTGCGTGGCGACAGTTCCTGACGTTCGCCGTTCCCGTGATCACCTACGGGCTGTGTGCCGCGGTCGAAGGCAGCGGCTTCATCGGTGCCTGGGTCGCCGGTCTGGCCTTCGGAAGCCGGCTGCGTGACGCGTCGTCAGGACGTGTCGCTCGGGCCGAAGGCCCGGGTCCCACGCAGAGCGCGAAGTTCAGCGAGCGGCTCGGGCTCCTGCTCGCCTCGGTGAGCTTCCTGGTCTTCGGCGCGGTCATCCTGGGGCCGGTCCTTCAGCACCTGACGTGGCGGATGGTGGTCTACGCGCTGATCAGCCTGACCGCGGTCCGGATGCTGCCGGTCGCTCTGGCCCTGGCCGGCACCGGCCTGCGGGCCGCCTCCGTCGCCTACATCGGGTGGTTCGGTCCGCGCGGGCTCGCCTCCCTGGTCTTCGGCCTGCTGGCCTTCGAGGAGCGCCTGCCCGGGACGACGCTGCTGAACGGCGTCATCGCCGTGACCGTGGGCCTGAGCGTTCTCCTCCACGGCGCAACGGCCCCGTTTCTGGGAAACCGCTACGGCGACTGGTTCACCAGGACGCTCCGCACCGAACCGGGCCTGCGGGAGAACGCACTCGGCGCCGACAACGCCCCCGGCGTACGAGGCCCCCACAGCCCTTGA
- a CDS encoding DUF5994 family protein — protein sequence MTATIEPTIIEERPPSASARLSLAPTGSVPGLLDGAWWPRSRDLLREIPTLTDALDACWGRITHVTVNPAHWPVIPRKVPVTGHTVHVGWFADEQDPNKVILFSYTVGRLDLLVIPPETEPAAAARLMTAATVPEGIRTASGLMADEAMSHDAEEARSREEEWESDGGAASAAGAAIGILSSAPRR from the coding sequence ATGACCGCGACCATCGAACCCACGATCATCGAAGAACGCCCGCCTTCGGCGTCGGCCCGGCTGTCCCTGGCCCCGACCGGCTCGGTTCCAGGTCTCCTGGACGGTGCCTGGTGGCCACGCTCCCGTGATCTCCTCCGGGAGATCCCCACTCTGACGGACGCGCTGGACGCGTGCTGGGGTCGGATCACCCACGTCACCGTGAACCCGGCCCACTGGCCCGTCATCCCGCGCAAGGTCCCCGTCACGGGGCACACGGTGCATGTCGGCTGGTTCGCCGACGAGCAGGACCCGAACAAAGTGATCCTCTTCTCCTACACGGTGGGCCGCCTGGACCTGCTGGTGATCCCTCCGGAGACGGAGCCGGCCGCCGCCGCCCGGCTGATGACAGCAGCAACCGTTCCGGAAGGTATCCGCACCGCCAGCGGTCTGATGGCCGACGAGGCCATGAGTCACGACGCGGAAGAGGCTCGGAGCCGGGAAGAGGAATGGGAGTCCGACGGCGGAGCCGCTTCGGCGGCCGGAGCCGCGATCGGGATCTTGAGTTCCGCCCCGAGGAGGTGA
- a CDS encoding DUF5994 family protein — protein sequence MTGSDIPRAPGFLPDAIHRAAKPGTVLLRLETTQSREGNLDGAWWPRSRDIGAELPDLIHVLTGHLGPITRVGLDGTAWDELPTRLVIDDQVVHIDSFPVGDDTALITRGDQDHFSLLVVPPHATPDAARAAMARAVRADNVTHAAQILIDTGTHQAHPIPAEDPRTGEERHEPQE from the coding sequence ATGACCGGATCCGACATCCCTCGTGCGCCCGGGTTCCTGCCGGACGCGATCCATCGGGCCGCGAAACCCGGGACAGTTCTTCTGCGGTTGGAGACGACGCAATCCCGGGAAGGCAATCTCGACGGCGCGTGGTGGCCGCGTTCCCGCGACATCGGCGCGGAGTTGCCCGACCTCATCCACGTGCTGACCGGGCACCTCGGCCCGATCACGCGCGTCGGCCTGGACGGCACCGCGTGGGATGAACTTCCCACACGCCTGGTCATCGACGACCAGGTCGTCCATATCGACTCCTTCCCGGTCGGTGATGACACCGCCCTGATCACCCGGGGCGACCAGGACCACTTCTCCCTTCTCGTGGTCCCGCCGCACGCGACACCCGATGCCGCCCGTGCCGCGATGGCCCGCGCAGTCCGGGCCGACAACGTCACCCATGCCGCACAGATCCTCATCGACACCGGCACCCATCAGGCACACCCGATCCCCGCGGAGGACCCCCGGACCGGCGAGGAACGCCACGAGCCCCAGGAATGA
- a CDS encoding magnesium transporter CorA family protein: MAHTRLYRAGSLVEEGFPVRDIARHLADPSSTVWLDLYRPNRAEFTAVGEELGLHELALEGALHEGQRAKLDNYRTHHFLSVYAVAVDPDGAGLTMSELAVILTPQALITVRKDAAFALDELVARWDRTPALAAHGVAFLLHGLLDHVVDGHFAAVQQLDERIEELDDLLFAEGGREIQTVQRQSYALRKSLVRLRRVVLPMREVVNALMRPDLDVVDGPLLPYYRDVYDHVLRAGEWTESLRDLVASVMETNLSVQANRMNLIMKKVTSWAAIIAVPTAITGFYGQNLPYPGFGHQSGFIVSSAVIVVVSLTLYFAFKRWDWL; the protein is encoded by the coding sequence ATGGCCCATACTCGGCTGTACCGCGCCGGCTCCCTGGTCGAGGAGGGCTTCCCGGTCCGGGACATCGCCCGGCATCTGGCGGATCCGTCTTCGACCGTGTGGTTGGACCTGTACCGCCCGAACCGCGCCGAGTTCACGGCGGTCGGCGAGGAACTCGGTCTCCACGAGCTGGCTCTCGAGGGCGCGTTGCACGAGGGACAGCGGGCGAAACTCGACAACTACCGTACCCATCACTTCCTCAGTGTCTACGCGGTCGCCGTCGACCCGGACGGCGCGGGACTGACGATGAGCGAGCTCGCGGTCATCCTCACGCCGCAGGCGCTGATCACGGTCCGCAAGGACGCCGCGTTCGCCCTCGACGAGCTGGTCGCCCGGTGGGACCGTACTCCGGCTCTGGCAGCGCACGGGGTCGCCTTCCTGCTCCACGGCCTGCTCGACCATGTCGTCGACGGGCACTTTGCCGCGGTACAGCAACTCGACGAACGTATTGAGGAACTGGACGATCTGCTCTTCGCCGAAGGCGGCCGGGAGATCCAGACCGTACAGCGCCAGTCCTACGCCCTGCGGAAATCACTGGTCCGGCTCCGTCGCGTGGTTCTGCCCATGCGGGAGGTCGTCAACGCCCTCATGCGCCCCGACCTCGACGTCGTCGACGGCCCCTTGCTGCCGTACTACCGCGATGTGTACGACCACGTGCTGCGTGCCGGCGAGTGGACGGAGTCGCTGCGCGACCTGGTGGCCTCGGTGATGGAAACCAACTTGTCGGTGCAGGCGAACCGGATGAACCTGATCATGAAGAAGGTGACGAGCTGGGCCGCGATCATCGCCGTGCCCACGGCGATCACTGGCTTCTACGGACAGAACCTTCCCTACCCCGGCTTCGGACACCAGTCGGGATTCATCGTTTCCAGCGCCGTCATCGTCGTTGTCTCTCTGACGCTGTACTTCGCTTTCAAGCGCTGGGACTGGCTCTGA